The genomic stretch ACAAAGTCTGGAGGGAAGGTCAAACCATCAACATGACCTAGCATATCTTGTACAATATCAAGCGGATGTGTCACAGATGAATCGGCTAAAGTGAGTCTTATGTTGCTTGGTATGATCTCTCCTATCTTCAATTCCTTAAATTTGCTCAATGAAATGACATTTATGCTCGATCCTAAGTCACATAAAGCATGTGGGATTTTCAACCCACCAATGGTGAAAGTGATGTTGAACTCCCCTGGATCCTTCATCTTTGGTGGCACTTCCGGAGGTTCCGCCATCTCCACTTTCTCTATCATGTTGACACGTTCTTAAGTAAACTTCTGCTTTCCACCTTTCACTAATGTTTGCATAAACTTAGCAAACTTGGGAATTAGTTCTAAAATTTTATGAAAAGAGATACTTACTTGAAGTTGTGTTAACACTTATTTAAATTTATCAAACATTCCATCCTTATCCTTATATACCAGTTTCTTCTTAATGATGTGATATGGTGGTTTTATGTAATCTGGTAAATGTGGGTTTAGTTCATTCAGGATTTGCTTCTTTGTTCTCCTCCAAGGAGAATTTTTGTCTATAAGTTGATCAATGGTGACTCCTCTTTCCTCCTTGTCACCTTGATTTTCACCGTCCTCTTTTTCCATTCCACCTTCCTTTTTCTTAATTTTAACCTCTTTAACTCTTTCAGCTACACCCTTTTTAGTAACTACCCCAAAATTCGTTTCCACAATCTTGCATGTTTCATTCTTAGGATTATCAACGGTGTTACCGGTGAATCCTCCACTTGAGCTTGGCAAAGTAGTTATTTGTCTGGATAATTGACCAATTCGTGTCTCCAAAATCTTGATTGACGCATCATGGTTTCTACTCATAATTTTGTGGTTCTTATTTACCTGATCAAAGCTACTTTGAATGACCTTAATGAAATTATACAAGGTATCTTCCAATTGTAATGACTTCCTTTGAAATGGAGCTTGTTGGCTTTGTTGCATCCCATAGTTAGCATTTGCATTTTGATTATTAttccaagggaaatttgggtgGTCTTTCCAACCCGGATTGTATGTGTCTGAATACGGGTTGTTCTTTTGAAAATTAGCAAAATCGAACCTCATCACTTGTTCCTTCCAAGAAACACCTTCAATTTGCATGCTCTCCTCCGCAGAAATCGCACCTAAGTACTTGTACTTGGCTCACGTTAGCTTTAACTAAGCTGCTTTCAATTAGCTTTCTATTTAACAATTCAATCTGAGCTAAAAGAGTAGTGTGGACATCAATAGGTAACATACCTTTGATACAACACACGCAACTACGACACACCACACACACCACACACCACAACAAAGCTCATCCAGTATGAAAATTTGATGATTCTAAATGAACAACCTCACACCACGACACAACACACACAACTACGATAAAACCATCGTCTGCAACATGAAAGAGACAAAATAAAAACACAGTAGACACAAACTTCTATAACGACACTTCAAAAATAATAACACCATGACAAGCAAACTTCAACCATGCAATGAATTTGCCTACACCGATATGATCCTATATCAATGATGTTTGAGTCATCCCCAGTGCCCAGGCAGGTCTTATGATTCAAACACCACATGGAGAAATCATCATTTATCCAATTTGATTTTAACTTAAGCCATTTGCAAGAACAAACTTTGGCATCCTCAACCACATTTTCAATGTGAATTTCTTTATTTAAGAATATTTTATTATTCCTTTCCTTCCATATGCACCAAGCACACGCGCACCACAACACGACTAGCTTTAATGACGACGATCTTCCACCATCAAGCAAATTTTCGAAGTGATTCATGTGCTGCCACCTAACATTGTGCAGAGCAGAATAAATGCCTAACCATCTGCATATGGAACTTCGTGCACCTGTAATAATAGAACACTCGGAAAAAAAGGTGAGATATCAACTCCTTAATCCCACAATATCCTACACACATGTCCCACCCTTGAAACACCAGAACCCTCATAACTAGATTGACTTTTGTCGCGATTCTGTTCTGTAAGAGTGTCCATACCAAACATGGTACTTTGAAGGGGATCGCTTTATTCTCAATCTTCGCCCATAAATTCCTAAACTCGAGATTACCTTCGGGCAAAAGACTCTTATACATGTCTTTC from Lathyrus oleraceus cultivar Zhongwan6 chromosome 7, CAAS_Psat_ZW6_1.0, whole genome shotgun sequence encodes the following:
- the LOC127103513 gene encoding uncharacterized protein LOC127103513, yielding MIEKVEMAEPPEVPPKMKDPGEFNITFTIGGLKIPHALCDLGSSINVISLSKFKELKIGEIIPSNIRLTLADSSVTHPLDIVQDMLGHVDGLTFPPDFVVIDMKNDSKESLILVRPFLATGKAKIDVDSGELILKFNKGNMVFNAYQWTTYVENLGTCYQLEEKGIGVHKIMKKGVFTSVRVSLASDVF